The Maridesulfovibrio salexigens DSM 2638 region AGCCCAAAACGGGACGGAGGTAGCCTCCGTATCCGAAACAATTGTGATTCCTGCTGACTATAAAGAAGAAGGCATGGCTTCGTGGTATGGGGAAAAGTTTCAGGGCAAACTTACTGCCAGCGGTGAACCTTATGACATGGAAAGGATGACCGCCGCCCATAATTACCTGCCTCTGGGCGTAAAAGTGAATGTCACCAACCTCAGCAACAAAAAGAAAGTAGCCGTAATCATCAACGATCGCGGTCCATTTGTGCCTGACCGCATTATCGATCTCTCCCGTGCCGCAGCTCAAAAGCTCGGTTTTATTGATGCCGGTAAAGCTAAGGTTCTCATCGAGCCCTACCGCCCGGAACCTGAAACCCAGCCAGCTGAAGCAGCTACTTCTGCTCCGGTGTACAAGAAGCTTTACGGCGCATTCTACATCCAAGCCGGGGCCTATAAGGTTAAGGCTAATGCTGACCGCCTTATCGAAAGGCTTAACAAAGCCGGATTTCATAATACCCGCACTGTACGCGTGGTTACAGACAGTGCCCAGATTTTTAAGGTACAGCTTGGCATGTACAAGACTTTAGCCAATGCGCGCAAAGCGCACATCTCCCTTGGGAAGGGGTTTCCGGGGACATTTATTCTGGCGGACGTAATTCAGGACTAGCAGTTTGAATATTGAAATGAAAAGTCCCGCAACACCTTAGGTGTTGCGGGACTTTTTTTATAGAACTTGCTGATGCAGGTTTTACTGCAAAGGCTTATCGTCTTTTTTGTCTTCAACCTCGACATCGATGACATCGTGGTCGTCAATGCGTCTTTTGGGCTGATCCTGATTGGTCCAGGCGGTGAATTCTGAATTGTGATGCACCACGTGGATATTGGGGTTGTTCTTCATATTTTCAAACTGGGCTCGCAGCATGCGTTTGAAGTAGCCTCTGGTGACCGGAAAGAGGATGAGCAGACCGAATATGTCTGTCATGAATCCCGGTGTCAGCAGGACCAGACCTGCCAGAAAGATCAATACTGCATCGAGGATGTCCTCGGCAGGCATAAGTCCACGATTGAGGTTTTCCTGAACCTTCTGCATGGTGGCTACGCCTTGTGATTTGGCTAGGGCCGCACCCACAAAAGCGGTCAGCAAACAGAGGGCAATAGCATTCAGTGTCCCGATTTTTGAGCCGATCTGAACCAGAATGTAGAGATCGATCAAGGGGATGAGGACAAAACCCAGAAAAATCTTAGCGAACATTTAGTCTCCCGTGCTTAATTTCCTTATTAGACGTTCTGGAATATAAGCATCAATCCCATGATGACAAGCAGGGTCATGACGATTCTGCTGTAGAATTCGTCAGAAAGACGGTTGGAGAGCTTGTTGCCGATGTATGTTCCGGCAAATATGGGCAGGACGGAGGCCAGCACCAGCTTGAAAGCCAAAAACGTTGTCAGTCCGCTTATAAGATGCCCTACTGCGGCCAATATGCCGGAAAACAGGAACAGACTGACCAGCGTTGCTTTCACGGTGTCTTTTTTCCAACCCTGAATCGAGGCGTAGATGATACTTGGCGGACCTCCTGCGCTTACAGCCGCAGCGATTGATCCTGTAAGAAAGCCTGACAGGTATCCCCATTTGTTGCTGATGTTGAATTTAGGAGTTCTGGCAAGCAGGGAATAGGCGGCAAATCCGGCAATCAGGAAGCCGAGGAAAACTCTGATGTAATCCCCGTTGATTTCTTTTAACATCATAGTTCCCAGGATTGAGCCGGGAATACTGCCCAAAATAAGGGGAAGTATTTTGGCCCGGTCGAGACTTTTACGTAGCCTGTGGGTCATATCCATATTAATGACCAGACCGCAAAGTGTGCAAACCGGTACTGCCAATTTAATGTCGACAATAAGTGCAAGGAGGGGCATGGCAAGCAGAGCCTGACCGAATCCGGTTAAACCCTGTACCATTCCTGCTGTAAAGAAAATAGCTGGTACAAGCAGAAAAGGAGACATCCGGGAATCCTTTATAAAATTGGGCTGCTCTAGGCAGATTGAGTGGTGATATTATTTGAGGAAAAAAGAAAAAAGGCCGGACCTCTTTCAAGAAGCCCGGCCTATGGAATGACTATTTTTTGTTTTTCATGGCTTCTTGAAGTTTGTCACCGAGCAGGCCGCCGAAACCGCCGGTACCACCGGAGGTGGAGGAGGTTTTGGGAGCGGATTTGCGGGGTGCAGACTTCTTGGGAGCAGACTTGGTGTATTCTTTCCAGTCGTTGTCTCCGTCAGCTTTCTGTGCTTCACCTGCGGTGAGGGTGACCTTGCGGTCTGTGGTGTTGATCTCTTCGATGGAGATTTTAACCTTGTCACCGGGCTTAAGGGCTTCAAGTTCAGCCTGTTTGCCGGAGCGGGTGATGCGGGACATGGGCAGCAGACCGGTGATGCCGGGTGCGAGGTTGATGAAGATACCGAACTCAGCGCGGTTCTCCACGGTTCCTTCAACTTCCTGACCAACCTTGAAGGTGTCTTCCATGTCCATCCAAGGATCACCTGCAGCGTCTTTCATGGACAGACCGATGCGGCGTTTGACCGGATCGATGTCTTTAACCATTACTGCAACTTCCTGACCGGGGGATACTTCATCTTCCGGTTTGTGGACGCGCTTGGTGTAGCTCATTTCGGAA contains the following coding sequences:
- a CDS encoding septal ring lytic transglycosylase RlpA family protein; protein product: MIRCFFFVQLLLLMVAVPSFAQDKAQNGTEVASVSETIVIPADYKEEGMASWYGEKFQGKLTASGEPYDMERMTAAHNYLPLGVKVNVTNLSNKKKVAVIINDRGPFVPDRIIDLSRAAAQKLGFIDAGKAKVLIEPYRPEPETQPAEAATSAPVYKKLYGAFYIQAGAYKVKANADRLIERLNKAGFHNTRTVRVVTDSAQIFKVQLGMYKTLANARKAHISLGKGFPGTFILADVIQD
- a CDS encoding FxsA family protein; its protein translation is MFAKIFLGFVLIPLIDLYILVQIGSKIGTLNAIALCLLTAFVGAALAKSQGVATMQKVQENLNRGLMPAEDILDAVLIFLAGLVLLTPGFMTDIFGLLILFPVTRGYFKRMLRAQFENMKNNPNIHVVHHNSEFTAWTNQDQPKRRIDDHDVIDVEVEDKKDDKPLQ
- a CDS encoding sulfite exporter TauE/SafE family protein — its product is MSPFLLVPAIFFTAGMVQGLTGFGQALLAMPLLALIVDIKLAVPVCTLCGLVINMDMTHRLRKSLDRAKILPLILGSIPGSILGTMMLKEINGDYIRVFLGFLIAGFAAYSLLARTPKFNISNKWGYLSGFLTGSIAAAVSAGGPPSIIYASIQGWKKDTVKATLVSLFLFSGILAAVGHLISGLTTFLAFKLVLASVLPIFAGTYIGNKLSNRLSDEFYSRIVMTLLVIMGLMLIFQNV